The genomic window CCTCGATCGTCTCCGCCCGATCCTCCGGGAAGCGATCGCCCGCCACGCCTTCGTCAATGTTGACATGGAGCAGTACGCCTACAAGGATCTCACCTACGCCATCTTCCGCCGCGCACTCAACGAGCCCGAGTTCCGCGAATACCCCCACTTCGGCATCGTCTGCCAGGCCTATCTGCTCGACGCCGAGGCCGACCTGCGGGGCCTCCGCGACTGGGCCGAGGCCCGAGGCACGCCGGTCACGATCCGACTGGTCAAGGGGGCCTACTGGGATTACGAGGTCCTGCTCGCCCGGCAGGTTGGCTGGCCTCTGCCCGTCCACTCCCGCAAGTGGGAAACCGACGCCTGCTTCGAGCGCTGCTCGGAGTTCCTGCTCGACCATCATCAATGGCTTCGCCCCGCCTTCGGCAGCCACAACGTCCGCAGCCTCGCCCACGCGATGGCCTCGGCCGAGGTCCGAGAGATCCCGATCGACGCCTTCGAGGTCCAGATCCTTCACGGCATGGGTGACCCGATCCGACGGGCTCTGATCGACCGGGGCCACCGGGTCCGTGTCTACTCCCCTTACGGCGCCATGCTGCCCGGCATGGCCTATCTCGTCCGTCGCTTGCTCGAAAACACCTCGAACGAGTCGTTCCTTCGGGCCAGTGCCCACGGAGAGATACCGGTCGAGGAACTCTTGAAGAACCCCCAGGAGGTCGGAACCATGCGAGCCGTTGTCACCCGGCCTCGGACCGAGGCCCAACCGGAAGGCCAGCTTCCAGCCTTCACCAATCAACCTCCCATCGACTTCTCCCGAACCGAGAACCGCGACCGCATGCGGGCCGCCCTCGATCAGGTCCGCGCCCAGTTCGGCCGCGAGTACCCGCTCCGGATCGGCCGAGACGAGGTCTGGACCAACGATTGGCTCACCTCCGAGAGTCCCAACGACACCTCCCTCATCGTCGGTCGCACCGCGAAGGCCACCCGCGACCACGCCGACCGCGCGTTAACGATCGCCGAAGCGGCCTATCCTTCCTGGTCCTCGACCCCAGCCAAAACCCGCGCCGAGGTGCTCGTGAAGGCCGCCGCTATCATGCGAGCCCGCCTCTTTGAGCTGGCCGCCTGGGAGGTCTTCGAGTGTGCCAAGCCCTGGGCCGAGGCCACGGCCGACATCGACGAGGCGATTGACTTCTGCGAATTCTACGCCCGACGGATGCTCGACCTGGCCGATCCCCGCCGCCGAGACGTTCCCGGCGAGACGAACCGCCTCGAATACTTCGGCCGAGGGGTCGCCGTGGTCATCCCCCCCTGGAATTTTCCTCTGGCCATCCCTTGCGGGATGACCGTCGCCGCCCTCGTCGCCGGATGCCCGGTCGTCCTGAAGCCGGCCGAACAATCGCCGGTCATCGCCTGGCACCTCGTCCAGATTCTCCGAGAGGCCGGCGCACCTCCCGAGGTCATCCAGTATCTGCCCGGTGTCGGAGAGGAGGTCGGGGCCGCCCTGGTCGATGACCCGAGAGCCGCCGTCGTCGCCTTCACCGGCTCGAAGGCCGTCGGCCTGACGATCAACCGGGTTGCCGCCGACACCAAACCCGGCCAGCATCACGTCAAGCGCGTCATCGCCGAGATGGGGGGGAAGAACGCCATCATCATCGACGACGACGCCGACCTCGACGAAGCCGTTGTTGGCGTCCTCAGAAGCGCCTTCGGTTACGCCGGCCAGAAATGCTCGGCCGCCTCCCGAGCCATCGTCCTTGACGGCATCTACGACGCCTTCGTGCAACGGCTGGCCGAGGCCCTCCCCTCGTGGACCGTCGGCCCGGCCGACGACCCCGACCCGGCGATTCCCCCGGTCATCAACGCCGAGGCTCGCGATCGGATCAACGATTACAAACGAATTGCCCGCACCGAAGGCCGCGTTGTCGCCGAACTGGATGTCGGCCCGCTCGCCGATCGCGGACACTACGTCGGCCCGATGATCGTCGCCGATGTGGACCCGAAAGCCCGGATCGCCCAGGAAGAAGTCTTTGGGCCGATCCTGACCGTGATCCGCGCTAGGGATCTTGACGACGCGCTGCGCATCACCGCCGATGTGGAATACGCCCTGACCGCCGGTCTCTACTCGCGAAGCCCCGCCCACATCGACCGTGTCTCACGATCGCTCCGCGTCGGCAACCTCTACATCAACCGCCCCTGCACCGGAGCGCTCGTCGATCGCCAGCCATTCGGCGGCTTCAAGATGTCGGGCATCGGCACCAAGGCCGGAGGCCCCGATTATCTGCTCGAATTCCTGCTGGCCCGCTCAATCACCGAAAACACCATGAGGCGAGGGTTCGCTCCCGACCTCGACGAGTTGGCCGATCTCGAACCTTCGACTGCATCTCACCCCTGAGCCGATCACCTCCACCTTGCTCAACGACACCCATCCCCCGAGCCTTTCCCAATTGGCTCGGGGGCATCCATCGAGACCACAAACACCTCGTCGCCAACACGCATTGCGTGGTGATCCCCCTCGATCAACCGGCCTGACGCCCCGTCGAGCGTGGCCGCTTCGCAACGATCGGCCTGGCGAAGCGCGCCCGGAGCGGTTCCTCGACCGCTTCGTAATCCCGGTAGCGCAACCGCAGATCCTCATGCCGGAGATTGGCTTCGACCACAATCTCGGCCCAGGCCGCCAGGCTCGTGTCCACTACGGTCATCACGCCGTAGAGTCGACCGAAGGGGGGCACGGCCCCTCGCTCGCAATCGACAAAGACTTGGCTCACCTCATCCTCAGTCGCCAGGCGAACACGGTTGGCCTCCAGCACCAGGGCCAATCGCTCCAGATCGACCCGATGCGTGCTCGGTAACACCGCCAGCACGAACCGATCGTCCGCTCGGATCAAGACCCCCTTGGCCACCTGATCTCCCGGCACATGGACACTATGGGCTCGACGCGATGCCGTCGATTCAGGGCGGTGCAGCATCGCCTCAAATCGCACCCGATGCTGTTGCAGGTATCCCTGGATGCACATCATACGACCCTCCCAATCGGTGCGGTTACCCCTTGTCATTATAGTCGATCTAGGGAGTCTGGGTAACATTTTTGTGTCCTGTGACTCAAAATTGACCCAAGGTTGCGTCGTTGGGAACCGAATTCGGGGTCCATCCTCGCGTGGAATTGCTCCGGACCCGAACGGCTGCTAAAATTATTATACGGTTCGAGACGGGCTGATGACCGCCTCGGGGCCTGGCATTCGTTTGCAAAAACAAACGAGCCGGGAGCATCCCGGGGAGGAAAGTCCGGACTCCTGAGGGCACGATGGTGGGTAACGCCCACCGCTCGGTCTGGTGACGGATCGAGTAGGGACAGTGCAACAGAAAGCAAACCGCCTCCCCGGCCTCTTGGGTCGGGGCGGTAAGGGTGAAACGGTGAGGTAAGAGCTCACCAGCAGGCCGGGCGACCGGTCTGGCTCGGTAAACCCCATCGGGAGCAAGACCAAATAAGGGAGCAGTGGAGGGTTCGAGCAATCGGACTCTCTCGCGGGTTTGCCCGACCCGTTCGCGACTCCCGGGTAGGTCGCTTGAGGCGTCGGGTAACCGACGTCCCAGAGAAATGGTCATCCGGTCGCCTTCGCGGGCGTCCGACAGAATCCGGCTTACCGCCCGTCTGGAACCGATCCCTGCTCGCAAACTTTCCTGTCCTCACGCCAGGAACTTCTCCGCCGAATCCTCTGAGAAATCCCGTCACATTCCACCCGATTGCGGAGCCCTGATCCGTTCCGCTCTCTTTCCGCTTGTCGAGCCGACGACCGCGCACTATGATGGATGCATCAGGGACCGAGAATCCCGATTCCGCTGTAGAATCTCCCGAGTGCCGGTCCGATCAGCAAGGAGCTCGTCGCATGAGTGCACTCGCACCCAGCGCTGTTGATCGCATGGTTCGACCCGTTCCCACCACATCCTCTTCCTTGAGTGTGGAATTGCTGGTCACTGGCGCGATTGTCGACTCCTGGGTCGAACCGGCCGGCCATTGCGACTGGAACTCGAAACTCGTGCTCCAAATCGCCCCCCGAGGCCGAAGCCGAGAACTGGTCATCGCCGAGGCCGAGGCCGTTCTCGTGCCCGATCTGGGATGGCTGGCCGACCTGGCCGAAAACCTTTGTCACGGGAGCCCGGTTTCCATCCGGCTCCGCCGCGGGAGGGACGGCGCGTTGAAGGTCACGCATCTGGACCTCACCCGATAAGCAGGCTTTTCCCAATCACGCCCCTCGTCGGCGATGGCAGGCAGCACCTCTCGACGGCTGCAGCACCTTTGGCTCCGTCCGTTTGGCAAGGCACAGGCACCGAAGTGTCTTCAAACCGCGACGGCTCCTCCTGGGCCACCCGACCTTTTGGTTGAAATTGCTTGACTCCCCTGCTCTGTCCCCTAAAACAAACAGAAGATTTGGGCGCCCATCCGCCGAGACTCCTTGTCTCGTCGGTTCGTCGTCCGCCGCGATCTCCTTCCCCGTTCCGCCCCTCCCCGTGATGACCTCGCGACGTTCCGCCGAGCGATGGTATTTCGGTCGCCGACGCATTACGATACGCAAAGCAACCTCTCGCCGTCCCGGTTGATCGACCGTTCCGCCATCGTCTCTACGGGAGATCGGAGCCGATCCGTCCGTCGAGGCCGACGACGGCCTCGCGTCCGCTCCTCCCGGACGTCCGGCTCAATCAATCCCAGGTTCGGGAGGCTGCTCGGAATCGGGGATGTTTTCCTCAGTAGGGTGCTGGCATGATCCGCTCATCGATTGCGAAGAAGGCCGTGGTGGCGATCACCGGCCTCTTGCTGTTTGGCTTCGTCATTGGCCACATGGTGGGGAACCTCCAGATCTTCCTCGGCCGCGAGACGATCAACAACTACGCCGAGTTCCTCCACTCCATGCCCGAATTGCTCTGGGTCGCCCGCATCGGACTGCTCGTTGCCGTGGCATTGCACATCACCTTCACCATCTGGGTCTCGAAGGAGAATCGCGAATCCCGTCCCCAGCGGTACGTGATGGAACGCACAACCCGAGCCTCGTCGGCGTCTCGAACCATGCTGCTCTCCGGGCTCCTCGTGCTGGCCTTCATCGTCTACCACTTGCTCCACTTCACTGTCCAGGTGACCAATCCCGACTACCAGCAGTACTACGAACATCACGGCCAGCCCGTCACCCTCGTCAGCTTCGAGCCGACTCAAATCGGCCCCGGCCAGGAACAGGCCGACCTTGACGCCGCCGTCGAGGCCTCGACACCAGGAAACGACGTCGCCACCGAGGCGGCCCGAGCGATCCAGGAAATCCCAGCCGACTCGGTCGCCGAATCAGAGCGCCGCGAGTACCGCCGCGACGTCTACCGAATGGTCATCCTCGGATTTCGAGACCCCTTGATCGCCCTGACCTACATCGTCGCTCAGATTTTGCTCGGCCTGCACCTCAGCCACGGGGCCAGTGCCATGTTCCAAACCCTTGGCCTGACGATCCCCAAGTACCGCCGTGGGTTGTTCCTGGTCGGTCCGGTCGCCGCAACGATCATCGTCCTGGGCAACGTCTCCATCCCGGCTTTCATCCTGCTCGATTACTGGACCAAATTCGGCTACTTCACCATCTGAGCCCGAGGCCGTGGCCGAGCCCCCGCCCGATCCCGCCCAACATGACCTCGCCTCGCCGGGCCGCTCAGCTCCGCTCCGCTTCGCTCAACTCGACCGATCAGGAAAGGCACGCGTATGAAGGTCCTTGAAGAGACGCTCGACGCCCGGATCCCCGACGGTCCGATCGACCAGAAATGGACCCGGCACCAGGGCGAGCTGAAGTTGGTTGCGCCCAATAACAAGCGCAAGTACTCGGTCATCGTTGTCGGCACCGGCCTGGCTGGCGGTTCCGCCGCCGCCACTCTGGCCGAGCTCGGCTACAACGTCCGCTCGTTCTGCTACCAGGACAGTCCCCGACGTGCCCACTCGATCGCCGCTCAGGGTGGCATCAACGCTTGCAAGAATTATCAGAACGACGGAGACTCGGTCCAGCGCTTCTTTTACGATACCATCAAGGGGGGCGACTTCCGCAGCCGAGAGGCCAACGTCTACCGCCTGACCGAACTCTCGACCAACATCATCGACCAGTGCGTCGCCCAGGGGGTTCCCTTCGCCCGAGAGTACGGCGGCACGCTCGATAACCGCAGCTTCGGCGGCGCCCAGGTCTCCCGAACCTTCTACGCCCGGGGCCAGACCGGCCAACAGCTCCTGCTCGGTTGCTATCAGGCGATGATGCGTCAGGTCAACGCCGGCAAGATCAAAATGTACCCGCGCACCGAGATGCTCGAACTGGTCATCGCCAATGGGCGAGCCATCGGCATCATCACCCGCGACATGGTCACCGGCAAGATCGAGAAGCACTGCGCCGATGCCGTCGTCCTGGCCACCGGCGGCTACGGCAACGTCTTCTACCTCTCCACCAACGCCAAAGGGTGCAACGTCACCGCCGCCTTCCGGGCCTACCAACAGGGGGCCTACTTCGCCAACCCCTGCTACACCCAGATCCACCCGACCTGCATCCCGCCGCACGGCGAGCACCAATCGAAATTGACGTTGATGAGCGAATCGCTCCGCAACGACGGCCGCGTCTGGGTTCCCATCAAGCCCGGCGACAAGCGCCACCCCGACCAGATCCCCGAGAACGAACGCGACTACTACCTCGAACGCCTTTACCCCTCCTACGGCAACCTCGCGCCACGCGATATCTCCAGCCGAGCCGCCAAGAAGGTCTGCGACGAAGGCCGAGGCGTCGGCCCGTCCGGCGTTGGTGTCTACCTCGACTTCCGAGATGCCATCAACCGCCTCGGCCAGAAGACCATCGCCGCGAAGTACGGCAATCTGTTCGACATGTACCAGCGCATCACCGACGAGGACCCTTACAAGGTCCCCATGCGCATCTACCCGGCCAGCCACTACACGATGGGCGGGCTCTGGGTCGATTACAACTTGATGAGCAACATCCCCGGTCTGTTCGTCATCGGCGAGGCCAACTTCTCCGACCACGGTGCCAACCGTCTCGGTGCCAGTGCCCTGCTTCAGGGCTTGGTTGACGGTTACTTCGTCCTGCCCTACACCATCGGAGACTACTTCGCCCGCTTCAAGAAGCTCGACGCCGGCATCGATCACCCCGAGTTCGACCAGGCCGAAGCCCGCGCCAAGGATCGGGTCCGCACCTTGCTCTCCATCAACGGCAAACGCACGCCCGACTCCTTCCACCGCGAGCTCGGCAAGATCGTCTGGGACAAGTGCGGCATGGCCCGCAACGCCGACGGTCTTCGCGAGGCCATCGCCAAGATTCCCGAGATTCGCCAGGAATTCTGGGAGAACGTCAAGGTCACCGGCTCCGGAGAGGAGCTGAACATCGCCCTCGAACAGGCCGGCCGCGTGGCCGACTTCATCGAGCTCGGCGAACTCATGTGCCGCGACGCCCTCGCCCGAAACGAAAGCTGCGGCGGTCACTTCCGCGAGGAGTACCAGACCGAGGAGGGCGAGGCCTTGCGAGACGACGAGAACTTCTGCCACGTCTCGAACTGGAAGTCCAACGGCCCCGATGCCGAACCCGACCTGGTGATCGAACCGCTCGTTTTCGAACACGTTGAACTTGCGACCCGGAGCTACAAGTAATCCCATGAACCTGACACTGCACATCTGGCGGCAGAAGGGGCCCTCCGATCCGGGCCGCATGGTCACGTATCAGGCCAAGGACGTCAGCCCCGACCAGTCGTTCCTCGAAATGCTCGACGTCCTCAACGAGGACCTCATCCTTCGCGGCGAAGACCCGGTCGTCTTCGACCACGACTGCCGCGAAGGCATCTGCGGCTCGTGCGGCATGGTCATCAACGGGGTCGCCCACGGCCCCGAGCAAACCACCACCTGCCAGCTCCATATGCGGAGCTTCAAGGATGGCGACTCGATCTATATCGAGCCCTGGCGAGCCGATCCGTTCCCGGTCATCCGCGACCTGATGGTCGATCGCTCCGCCTTCGACCGCGTCATCTCGGCCGGCGGCTACGTGTCGATCAACACCGGATCGGCTCCTGAGGCCAACTCCATCCCCGTCCGCAAGGAAGACGCCGACCTCGCCTTCGACTCCGCCACCTGCATCGGCTGCGGGGCCTGCGTCGCCGCCTGCAAGAACGCCTCGGCCATGCTCTTTACCTCGGCCAAGGTCGCCCAGCTTTCCCGATTGCCCCAGGGGCAGGTCGAGCGCAAGCGACGCGTCCTCAACATGGTCGAGCAGATGGACAAGGAAGGCTTCGGCAACTGCTCCAACTACCAGGAGTGCGAGGCCGTCTGCCCGAAGGGGATCAGTACCCAGAACATCACCGTGATGAACCGCGAGTATCTCCGCGCGAGTCTCTCTGGCGCCTGAGCCCTCGCCTCCCGACTTGGGGCCTACCCCCCTTGCGGTTCTTTCGATTCGATCATTCGGGGTCGGTGCTCCTGCAAAGGAATGCCGACCCCGATTGCGTGCGCGGTGAGACGATGGGTCATCTGTCCGCCCCGGCCCCAACCGCTCGGGTCAGACGGCCGGCCTCGGCCGCTCGAACGCAACAAGCTGCTGCCTCAAGATTCGCAAGAGCGAGACAAACACCGCCGCAACGATCGGCCCGACGAAGATCCCCACCACTCCCAGGAGTTGCACTCCGCCCAAAATCGAGATCAAGGCCATCAAGGGGTGCATCTCGGTGGTTCCCTTCAATACCATCATGCGCACCAGATAATCGAGGTTCCCAATGACCACTGCTCCCAGAAGGCTCAGGATAATCGCCGCGGCATACTTCCCCTCATAGAACAGGTAACCGGCCAGCGGAATCCAGATCACCGGCGGACCGACGAAGGGGATCATCGCCGCAATCGCCGTCAGCAGCATGAGCAAAAAGATCCAGGGACCGATCCCGATCCCGAAAATCAGATCGAGGATTGCGATGATCAGCCCCAGGCCGATGGATTGCACCATCGCCGCCAGCAAGATCGCCAGCACCACCCCTCGGCAGACTTCGGCAAAGCGCCACCGAATCTGACGGTCTTGCTCCGGATCCAGAGGGGTGAGTTCCTCCCAGGCTTTCAGAATCGACTCCCCATCCTTCAGGAAGAAAAACCCCGAGATCAAGAACAGCAGCGACCCAATCACAAACGCCGTCGCGCTGCCCAGCGCTTTCATGGCTCGCTGAAACAAGAGCGCCTCGCCATCGCGTAAAAGACGCACCACCTGTTCTTCCAGGGTTTCGGTCTCAATCGGCAGCCGATCCCCGACAAGTTCCAGAAGCCGCTCACGAGCCACCGGATCGAGCGCTGCCTGCTCCAACTGGTCGATGGCTCGCTGCGCCTGGTCCTTGATCAAAAAGAACCCCGCCGTGGTCGGAATCACCACCACCAGCACCACCACCACCGTGATGATGAGCGAGGCCAGCCAATCGGGCAATCGCCCCCGTCGCATCAAGTCGCGCTGAAGCGGCATTGCCAGCAGGGCGAACACCGCCCCCAAAAAGAGCGGCAAAAACAGCGGCCGGATCACCTGATAGAACAGGACCGCGACGGTCAAGCTCACCCCGATCAGCATGACGAGCGAGACGACCTGGCGCGACCGGCTGGGACGTTCGGCAAACTTCGGTGAGCTCGAATCGCTTGGCTGTGACATGGTCAACCTGACTCTCCGAAATCGGGAGCATGCCCCTCGGCAACCAGCCCCACACGAAATCAACGTCAACACAACGCCTGGTGAGCAGCCAAACTTAGCCCTGCAACGGCCCGCGAGGCTGATCCCTCGTCAGGCAGTGTAACGTCCCCAGCCCCCAGACCAGCTCGACGGCATGAATCCCCACCACCGTCCGATCCGGAAACAGGTCTGCAAGAATCCCAAGCGCCAGCCGGTCCTTCGGGTCATTGAACGTCGGAACAAGGACCACGGAATTGGCAATGTAAAAATTCGCATAACTCGCCGGAACCTGCTGGCCGTCGAACACCACCGGCTCCGGCATCGGCAGCTCGACAATCCGCAAGGGGCGGTTGTCCTGATCGGTCGCGTCTCTCAACCGTTCCAGGTTTTCCTGAAGTCTGGCGTGGTTTGGGTCGTTCGGGTTGTCTTCAACGCAGGTCACCACGGTCGACTTATCAACAAATCGGGTAATGTCGTCCACATGCCCGTGTGTGTCGTCTCCCTCGATCCCCTGCCCCAGCCAAATGACCTTCGTCACGCCAAGGTACTGCCCCAGGAACCGCTCATAATCCACGCGATCGAGCCCCGGATTGCGTTCCTGTTGCTTCGACAGCAAGCATTCCTCGGTCGTGATCAAGGTTCCCCGGCCATTGACGTCGATCGCCCCACCTTCCAGAACGATCCGCCTCGGTTTTCCGTCGATCGCGGCCCTCGGCTGCCATCGCGTCAAGCCAAGCTCCTCGGCCACGACCCGAGGCACCCGGTTGTCTCGCTTGTACTGGTTGTACTTTGCCCAGGCATTGAATTTCCAGTCGATCAACGAGACGGGCGGAAGCTTGCCGTTCTCGCCGTGCGATCGGTCCCGAACCACGAACATCGGCCCCGAGTCGCGCAGCCATCCCCGATCGGTCTTCTTCCTCACCCACTCGATCCGATTCAAATCCACTCCCGACTTCGCCAGCGCATCGTTGGCCTTCCGCTCGACCTTCTTCGAGCCGACAATAATCCGAACCGGTTCCGATCGGCTCAGATGCCGAACGATCTCGGCATAGACCCACCCGATCGGCTCAAATTTCCCCGGCCAGTCCTCCCGATTCTGCGGCCAGGCAATCCAGGTCGCCTCGTGCGTCTCCCACTCCGCCGGCAATCGGTAGCCGAGCGCCGCCGGAGTCTCGGTCGTGGTCGATTCGTCGCTCAATGACATGATTCAGCCCATTCTGAGAAGGTCGTGCGAAGGGTCTTGCCTGCCCGACCTTCGCGATCGGACCATCCTAACCGATGCCCCGGTTGCGGTCATGGGCGCGATGGCTCCCCTCTCGGTTTGCCACCGATCCTCCCCGAGTTCGCCTTGCCAGGATCTGCCATCGGACTAGACTGAGACCGACGCGGATCGTATCGCCTGTCTCGATTTCTCGACGAGGAGCACGGAGGCTTCCCGATGGACGACCTGCTTACCCCCGCCCAGCGCTCCTGGTTCGACGCCGCCGTTACCTTCGCCCGATCTGAACTGTGCGACGACGTGGCCGACCGCGACCGCCTCGGCACCTTCCACCGCGACGGCTACCGAAAATGCGGCACGCTCGGCCTGCTCGGCCTTCCCGTGCCGAAGGAATACGGCGGCGGGTCGGATGACCTCGTCTCCGCCGTCGCCGCTGTCGAGGGGCTCGGCTACGGCTGCCACGATACAGGCCTCGTCTTCGCCCTCGGCGCGTCGCTCTGGACGGTCACCATGCCGATCCTCGCCTTTGGCACCGAGGAGCAGAAACGCCGATGGCTCCCCGGCCTCTGCGACGGCTCCCTGTTTGGTGCCAACGCCGCCAGCGAGCCCGAGGCCGGTTCCGACATCTTCAGCATGTCCACAAAGGCCGAGAAGAAGGCCGACCGCTGGGTCCTCAACGGCCGCAAGGTCTGGATCACCGGCGGCGCGATCGCCGACGTCCTCGTCGTCTTCGCCACAGTCGATCCCGGCAAGGGGGCACTTGGCCTCACCTCCTTCATCGTGCCGAAAGACACCCCCGGCCTCCGCGTCGTCCGCGAGATCCCGAAGCTCGGCATGCGCACCGCCCCCATGGCCGAGCTCGCCTTCGAAGACTGCGAGCTGCCGCTCGACGCCATCCTCGAACGCGAAGGCCGCGGCGCCCGCGTCTTCAACGCCGCGCTCGAATGGGAACGCGGCGCGATCCTCGCCGGCACCCTCGGCACCATGCGCCGCCAGCTCGAACGGTGTGTCGATCACGCCCGCAAGCGTAAGCAGTTCGGCCAGTCGATCGGCAAGTTCCAGGCCGTCTCCCATCGACTCGTCGACATGAAGCTCCGCTACGAAACCTCTCGTCCCCTCGTCTACGGCTTCGCCCGCAAGAAAGCCCGCGGCGAGGACGCCACGCTCGAAGCCGCCATGGCCAAGCTCCACGTCTCCGAGTGCTTCGTCGCCAACTCCCTCGATGCCGTCCGCCACTTCGGCGCCCAGGGCTATGTGACCGAGAACGGCATCGAACGCGACCTCCGCGACAGTGTCGGCGGCGTCATCTTCTCTGGCACCAACGACATCCAGCGCAATATCATCGCCGCCCGGATGAAGATCTGATTCGGCAGGGTCCGGAGGCTCGACGGCCACGGGCTCGTCGATCGTCTCCCCGGGATCGCGTGTTTCAAGACGCAGAGGTGACGTTTCCGATGCGATTCACGACCGCGCATCTCGGGGCCCTCGTCGGAATCACGGCCATCATCCTCGCCGCAGTCTTCGGATCGTCGCCAGGGATATTCTGGCTGCTGACCGCGGCCTTCTTCGTCTCGCTCGCCACGCCACTTGGACGAAGGACGCGACGCTGGACGCCGATCGTCCTCGCGCTCGCGTTCGTCGCGATCAACATCCCGCCACCGGTCCTCGGGCACGATTATCTCCTGGGGATAATCGTGCTCGGCCTGTGCGCCCTCGCTGGCCTGAGCATGCCCCGTGTCACCGAAGGGCGTTACGATCGTCGATTCCTCGTGCTCTGGGCGGCGGCGATGTTTTGCATCGCATCAGTCCCCGTGACTCGCTGGCCATTGCGCCTCGCCTTCGCCCTCTCCCGGCCGAACCTGGAAGGGCTTGCCCGCCGCATGGAAGCGGGGGCGCGACCGGCCGGCCCGATGCGGGTCGGAGCGTTCTCGATCGAGGAGGCCGAGATGAGGGACGGCCGGCCTTGCTTCTGGACGAGTACAAACCCCTCGGGATATTCGGGGCTCGTGAGGAATCCAAGGGCCGGCGTCAACCCGGCAGCCGGCCGCCAATCGAATCTCGCGTTTAATCTCTGGTCTTCTGTTGAGATGGATGCCGATTGGGCCTATGTCCAAGAGGATTGACCCGCCCCGATTCGCTCCCCATCATCTCACGACAGGAACCGCTCCACGATCGGCGCATAAGCATCGATCCGTCGATCCCTCAAGAATGGCCAGTGCCGCCGGGTCGTCTCCATCAGCTTCGGGTCGCACTCCACGACCAGAACCTCCTCCGTGTCGTTCCCGGCCTTTGCCAGGATGCGGCCAAACGGGTCGGCCAGGAAGGTGCCGCCCCAGAACTCGATGCCGCCGGCCGGGTCCCCCTCGTGGCCGATCCGGTTCACGCCGGCGACGAACACGCCGTTGGCGATCGCATGGGCTCGCTGCATGGTCATCCAGGCGTCGGCCTGGGCCTCGCCGTACTCAGCCTTCTCGCTCGGATGCCAGCCGATCGCCGTGGGATAGAACAAAATATCCGCACCCCTGAGCGCCGTCAGGCGAGCCGCCTC from Tautonia marina includes these protein-coding regions:
- a CDS encoding proline dehydrogenase family protein, which gives rise to MATVRKTPPVPGSRAVEERTREIGRALFRQIGRGPSPLDRSWWDDQLMGLTMEDPEVKVQLFRFIDALPTLVEPASVRRHLNEYLAEAGDRVPGLVSMPLSLAPSGPVGDKMLARMARAAATRMARRFITGSTPEEAFRTVLNLRRKGVAFTADLLGEAVITDREAEVYQRTCLELIRGLAGPLAPEPEIPRIDRDHLGPIPRVNLSLKLTSLTPRFDPTAAEATTDRVLDRLRPILREAIARHAFVNVDMEQYAYKDLTYAIFRRALNEPEFREYPHFGIVCQAYLLDAEADLRGLRDWAEARGTPVTIRLVKGAYWDYEVLLARQVGWPLPVHSRKWETDACFERCSEFLLDHHQWLRPAFGSHNVRSLAHAMASAEVREIPIDAFEVQILHGMGDPIRRALIDRGHRVRVYSPYGAMLPGMAYLVRRLLENTSNESFLRASAHGEIPVEELLKNPQEVGTMRAVVTRPRTEAQPEGQLPAFTNQPPIDFSRTENRDRMRAALDQVRAQFGREYPLRIGRDEVWTNDWLTSESPNDTSLIVGRTAKATRDHADRALTIAEAAYPSWSSTPAKTRAEVLVKAAAIMRARLFELAAWEVFECAKPWAEATADIDEAIDFCEFYARRMLDLADPRRRDVPGETNRLEYFGRGVAVVIPPWNFPLAIPCGMTVAALVAGCPVVLKPAEQSPVIAWHLVQILREAGAPPEVIQYLPGVGEEVGAALVDDPRAAVVAFTGSKAVGLTINRVAADTKPGQHHVKRVIAEMGGKNAIIIDDDADLDEAVVGVLRSAFGYAGQKCSAASRAIVLDGIYDAFVQRLAEALPSWTVGPADDPDPAIPPVINAEARDRINDYKRIARTEGRVVAELDVGPLADRGHYVGPMIVADVDPKARIAQEEVFGPILTVIRARDLDDALRITADVEYALTAGLYSRSPAHIDRVSRSLRVGNLYINRPCTGALVDRQPFGGFKMSGIGTKAGGPDYLLEFLLARSITENTMRRGFAPDLDELADLEPSTASHP
- a CDS encoding aminoacyl-tRNA deacylase, encoding MMCIQGYLQQHRVRFEAMLHRPESTASRRAHSVHVPGDQVAKGVLIRADDRFVLAVLPSTHRVDLERLALVLEANRVRLATEDEVSQVFVDCERGAVPPFGRLYGVMTVVDTSLAAWAEIVVEANLRHEDLRLRYRDYEAVEEPLRARFARPIVAKRPRSTGRQAG
- a CDS encoding succinate dehydrogenase cytochrome b subunit; the protein is MIRSSIAKKAVVAITGLLLFGFVIGHMVGNLQIFLGRETINNYAEFLHSMPELLWVARIGLLVAVALHITFTIWVSKENRESRPQRYVMERTTRASSASRTMLLSGLLVLAFIVYHLLHFTVQVTNPDYQQYYEHHGQPVTLVSFEPTQIGPGQEQADLDAAVEASTPGNDVATEAARAIQEIPADSVAESERREYRRDVYRMVILGFRDPLIALTYIVAQILLGLHLSHGASAMFQTLGLTIPKYRRGLFLVGPVAATIIVLGNVSIPAFILLDYWTKFGYFTI
- a CDS encoding fumarate reductase/succinate dehydrogenase flavoprotein subunit; protein product: MKVLEETLDARIPDGPIDQKWTRHQGELKLVAPNNKRKYSVIVVGTGLAGGSAAATLAELGYNVRSFCYQDSPRRAHSIAAQGGINACKNYQNDGDSVQRFFYDTIKGGDFRSREANVYRLTELSTNIIDQCVAQGVPFAREYGGTLDNRSFGGAQVSRTFYARGQTGQQLLLGCYQAMMRQVNAGKIKMYPRTEMLELVIANGRAIGIITRDMVTGKIEKHCADAVVLATGGYGNVFYLSTNAKGCNVTAAFRAYQQGAYFANPCYTQIHPTCIPPHGEHQSKLTLMSESLRNDGRVWVPIKPGDKRHPDQIPENERDYYLERLYPSYGNLAPRDISSRAAKKVCDEGRGVGPSGVGVYLDFRDAINRLGQKTIAAKYGNLFDMYQRITDEDPYKVPMRIYPASHYTMGGLWVDYNLMSNIPGLFVIGEANFSDHGANRLGASALLQGLVDGYFVLPYTIGDYFARFKKLDAGIDHPEFDQAEARAKDRVRTLLSINGKRTPDSFHRELGKIVWDKCGMARNADGLREAIAKIPEIRQEFWENVKVTGSGEELNIALEQAGRVADFIELGELMCRDALARNESCGGHFREEYQTEEGEALRDDENFCHVSNWKSNGPDAEPDLVIEPLVFEHVELATRSYK
- a CDS encoding succinate dehydrogenase/fumarate reductase iron-sulfur subunit — encoded protein: MNLTLHIWRQKGPSDPGRMVTYQAKDVSPDQSFLEMLDVLNEDLILRGEDPVVFDHDCREGICGSCGMVINGVAHGPEQTTTCQLHMRSFKDGDSIYIEPWRADPFPVIRDLMVDRSAFDRVISAGGYVSINTGSAPEANSIPVRKEDADLAFDSATCIGCGACVAACKNASAMLFTSAKVAQLSRLPQGQVERKRRVLNMVEQMDKEGFGNCSNYQECEAVCPKGISTQNITVMNREYLRASLSGA